A region of the Passer domesticus isolate bPasDom1 chromosome Z, bPasDom1.hap1, whole genome shotgun sequence genome:
TATTGAAAAATTGTTTGTCACACTAAAACATTCAGGAAACTCATTACTGTCTCATTTGAgactgaaggagaaaaaaaaggttgtTGATATTAGTTACTGGGTTAGAATTTGCAGGGCTTTTGGTTAATTTCTACTAAGAAATAAGTTAAAGAAGGCTAAGGCTATAAATTGGTACTGTTTCATTTATAAATATTCACTTTACTTCTCTTCTAAAAAACATGTTAAGGAAAAAGGTGGCCAGAAGGATCACACATGTTGTAAATTGTAATTTGGTTGTCAGGCTGCAAAAACCAAAAATGTAAGTGAAGTTGAGCACAGTGTAAGAAAAAACCCAGTTTTTAATTAACAACTTATTTACAAGTTCATAAAATCAACTGAACTGGAGTAGATGTTCTATGTTTGTCACCAATATTTTATTATAACTGGTAACTTGCACGCTTTGTAGtagaacaaaaagaaattaaagtccACTATATACAGCCTTTGTACAGGCTACTTGACTATACTCAAGGCATAGTGATCATAGCACAACCTAGTCTTCATAATAATTTGTGCACAAAAAGACACCAATCAGACATTATGTGAACATTACAGTGAAATGACATCACAAGTCCAGTGAAAATTCAGCATCATACAAAACATATTGATCTACTGCAAATGACATCCTTTGAAACAATAAGCCTTTTTTCAGTAGTAAATTAACCAGAGTCTGATGCAGAGATTTGTGTAGTTATAAGTCTTTTAAGTGAAGCAACCTCTGCAGATAAGTTTGCTATGCCCTGCTTCAAATAGAGATTCTCTGACTCAGAGACATTGTAGATATTGTCTTTTATTTCAACAACTCCAGTTTTGCAACCACTCTGAATTTTAACGTTGAGTTCCTTCTGATGCCAGAGTTCTGGTTTAAGTGACCAGTCTTGGATATTAGTCACTTGAACCGAGAAAGGAGTGTGAGAAGAATGCACCAAGTTTTGTGCACTGTGTTTTTCAAGCTCAAAATGTCTTTTTGAGGACATGTCAATGGGTGACGACAACTTCTGCGTTGCATCATAGTCATTATCCACTGCTTCCACTTTAACTTGCATGGCTTTGGCTTTGATTCGAAGCTTGTGAGGCAAAGCTGAAGAATTCACTTCTGGAACTTTAACTGTTGCATGAACATTTTTATGTTCAACTGGGGAATGAATTGGACCCTTAGGAACCTGCTGTTCATCTTCTCCATCAGATGACTTTCCAACTACACCATCATCAGTTTCTGACGTTCTCGGCGAATTACTGGAGGACCTATTAACTTGCAAGAGAGGAGGAGAATGTGAGTACACATTAAAGGTAGCTCCCATGTAGTTTGGATATATGGACGCTTTATATGAACCTCTGTCATCTCTTGGCTCTCTCTCTAATTCCATAGGCTCCTGCTTTATAATCTGGAACTTATTTTCAGGGCTTCTACAGTTGCTTTGTATACGACTTGGTTGAGTATGCTCTACAGTTGACGTTTCGGATACATCAGACATCGAGCTTTGAGGAGAATGTTTAATGACAGAAATACAACTGCTACCAACTATAGATGGTTCATGTTCATCTACAAATGAGTTAATATTTGATTTGGAACTCTGATAATCTTGAAAATACACAGTTGTTGAGCTACTGAGTTTCTGTATCTCTTGGGCATAGGCCGCAGAACTAATTAAACCAAACTTTAACTTCAATGAAAGCAGCTCTGCCTTCAAAGTGGCATTCTCTTCTCCCAGTGCAATTAGTTTGTTCTCTAAGACAAGGTCATTCAGTCGTCGCTTTTCACGAGATCTTTTGGCAGCTTCATTATTTTTCCGCCGTTTCTCCCAATACATAGCATCTTTCTTTTCATCTGGAATGAATTCTCGCTTTCTCCGGCAAGCTGAAGATTTGCTCTTTCCACTACTTGCTTCAGTAAGTAGTATATCTTCATTTGTAGACAATTCTTCAGATACTTCTGCTAAGGTTGACTTAAGTACCATGATTTTGTCCACATTGCTACTTGTGTCAACAGGTCCGTGCTCCTTTTTAAGGGTCTgcatttttctcagctgcatcaGAAACAATTTGTAGAAGATCTACAATCAGCAACAGAGCAAGCTATCTCCCCAGTACTTCTCACTCCACAACTTGATAAATACAGTAATTTTAAATCCACACacattcttccttttctttcataATCTCAGACAGAAATGTCTGTCTAGAACCAATTTTCTTAGCAGATTCAATGGGAATCTTCTTAAAAACCTGAAATAAATAGAgaattttattactatttagGAATTGCTGgatcaaaacacacaaaagtAGCTATTGATAAATATTTCAGACAAGAATTTGGTTCATTAAACCTGCTGTGATATGAAGACAGTTTAACACTGAAATTATTGATATTCTAAATTTTATGACACCTAGAGGTAGCAGATTTGCTTCCAAAACAAATATTATGTGATTCAAGGACAAATCaattaaaaaacattttgagaGTTTTGACTCTACAGTAATGCTATCAGAATGTTCCATGACATCACTGGCCAAACTAAAACCTTCCAACACTTTAAACTGCAGGACATGAAGCACATTGATGAGCAGCATTGCAAAGTATCCTGTTCCACATTAAAGCATCTCTTCTGAAAACAGCTGTGGTGTAAGACTTAGAAATACAATGTATTTGGGTCCTTCAAGgattaaaaataacacaagcTGATTTAGAGAAGGAGTGCTTTCTATTGTCTTAAAATACCACCATTATCCATGATCCAACGCTTATCTATTAAGCATTTAATTGCTGCTTTTGAATCCTGtagaaatatatatacatatatatctatatgcAAGTGTTTTTATCCATCATATTAATTCAAACTAGCAAGTTCACACACAATTTGGGCAAGTACCTAACTAAAAAATATGACAGAAAATTATGTAATTTTCTAGTGTAatagaaagaaaacattaaaatcaGTATTGAAAGATACattagagaaataaaatttaatttaaaatttccatTTGACAGATGTTGTATTAGGTCAAAGTAAAGTTTAATATCATTGAGGCATGTGCACCTCCAGGAAACAGTATTTGCATTGAAGCAAAAGTTTATACCCCTAAGTCTTAACattaacaaataaaaattagCTTAACCTTTAGCTTCAGACATTTTAATCATTAAATAAGAACTTAAGAGTTTATATTGACCTTTGTTTTATTTAGTGCCttttaatgcaaaaatattaaaatcacTTGGTCTTGATCTTAGACACAAATTCTCAGGATATGATTTTTTACAGTCAATCACATTCCTGGTGAAAAGTATGTAGTATGCCAAGTGCTTTTATAGAACTAACACTCAAGTCTGCTATCATTCTTGCCTGTATgaccagaaaacaaacaaacaaaaaaaattaaataatcagCCACTTCAGATTAATGTCTCTATTTACTGGGAATGTTTTTACAATGTCTAATGAAACTAATTTTAACATTATCAGTCAAGAAAGTTAAAAGAATTAATGAATTGTATTCTGCCagtttctctgtcttttccagAAGACAAAATGGAATGAGTGATGAAGTAACAATTAAGAAGGGTCATAAAGACTAAGGTTTCAAGCTGGGTTCTGTTCCATCAAACCATGCCAATTCTTCTGTCATGAAAAAATTAACACATTTAGTAGAACTAAGTAGAATTTCCTAAAATCCATGGTTAATTACTGACATGTAACTATTTGTCTTTGATAATACAGCCCTAATGAAAAATAGAGTTAGACACCAACCACACCAAAGACAGGATCTAATATTTTAGTGCAAAAGCAGCACCATAAATTGTCACgtttgaaaagaagaaatatacCTCAAATACACAAACAGTTACATAGTTAGACCCCGATCCAAAATTTCAAGTGGAGTCAAAATGGGGCTTTCTGTCAAGATGGAAGGAGCTGGATCaggtttaaaaataacaatgaaCCCTACGGCAAAGTAACATCTGTTTCTCCAAATTTTCAGTACAGTTTGATTTGCTGAAGTAGGTGTATAGCTATTTTGTCTATTTCACTGATTCATGGAATCAATTGTTTAATTAAtatgtatataattttaaaCCTAGTGTAACTCAACACTTTAAAAACTCACTGCTGAAActttaaaacaacaacaaaaaagagaaGCCAAGGCCGCTTGACCTGTTGGCACATTTGTAGAATATTCAGTCTCTGTAGCATCATTTTATACTAATAGAATTAATTTCATTATGCAGTAGAACTGGGAGTACACAGTTACAGATCCATAATTGTCTTGATCCACTGCAATCACTGTATTCATCTGTACCAGTAACACA
Encoded here:
- the NFIL3 gene encoding nuclear factor interleukin-3-regulated protein codes for the protein MQLRKMQTLKKEHGPVDTSSNVDKIMVLKSTLAEVSEELSTNEDILLTEASSGKSKSSACRRKREFIPDEKKDAMYWEKRRKNNEAAKRSREKRRLNDLVLENKLIALGEENATLKAELLSLKLKFGLISSAAYAQEIQKLSSSTTVYFQDYQSSKSNINSFVDEHEPSIVGSSCISVIKHSPQSSMSDVSETSTVEHTQPSRIQSNCRSPENKFQIIKQEPMELEREPRDDRGSYKASIYPNYMGATFNVYSHSPPLLQVNRSSSNSPRTSETDDGVVGKSSDGEDEQQVPKGPIHSPVEHKNVHATVKVPEVNSSALPHKLRIKAKAMQVKVEAVDNDYDATQKLSSPIDMSSKRHFELEKHSAQNLVHSSHTPFSVQVTNIQDWSLKPELWHQKELNVKIQSGCKTGVVEIKDNIYNVSESENLYLKQGIANLSAEVASLKRLITTQISASDSG